A region from the Agrobacterium cucumeris genome encodes:
- the gcvH gene encoding glycine cleavage system protein GcvH — protein sequence MLKFTAEHEWLKFEGDIATVGITSHAAEQLGDLVFVELPEVGATFAKDGDAATVESVKAASDVYCPLDGEVVEINQAIVDDPSLVNSDPQGAGWFFKLKLSNVADADTLLDEAAYKELIA from the coding sequence ATGCTGAAATTTACCGCAGAACACGAATGGCTGAAGTTCGAAGGCGATATCGCCACCGTCGGCATTACCAGCCACGCCGCTGAACAGCTCGGCGATCTCGTCTTCGTCGAACTGCCGGAAGTGGGCGCAACCTTTGCCAAGGATGGCGATGCTGCAACCGTTGAATCCGTCAAGGCTGCCTCCGACGTCTATTGTCCACTGGATGGCGAAGTGGTCGAAATCAACCAGGCGATCGTTGACGATCCCTCGCTGGTCAATTCCGATCCGCAGGGTGCCGGCTGGTTCTTCAAGCTGAAGCTTTCCAACGTGGCGGATGCCGATACGCTGCTCGACGAAGCAGCCTACAAGGAGCTGATCGCGTAA
- a CDS encoding DUF1345 domain-containing protein — protein sequence MTTAKPKSSATTGSNAFRRHQPFVFAFFAGALGLGLALALAPSLAIEIAAVLFFLTYLTLVAFRLPGLTAQHLKAHADSDDLPAIAIIAVTLLAVAVAVVSLFQALNHTGETVWTLLIAFASVIFGWLTIHTMTALHYAHLYWRPAMVDGKRQHRGGMDFPATKEPCGYDFLYFAVVIGMTAQTSDVGVTTTAMRKVTLLHSIVSFFFNTVLVAAAVNAAVSLAG from the coding sequence ATGACCACGGCCAAACCAAAAAGCTCCGCGACGACCGGCAGCAATGCCTTTCGCCGACATCAGCCTTTCGTCTTCGCTTTTTTCGCCGGTGCTCTTGGTCTTGGTCTGGCATTGGCCTTGGCGCCATCGCTTGCCATAGAAATCGCAGCCGTTCTTTTTTTCCTGACCTATCTGACGCTGGTTGCCTTTCGTCTGCCGGGATTGACGGCGCAGCATCTGAAGGCCCATGCCGATAGCGACGATCTGCCGGCAATCGCCATCATCGCCGTCACGCTGCTTGCGGTGGCGGTTGCCGTTGTCTCATTGTTTCAGGCGCTCAATCATACGGGCGAAACCGTATGGACCCTGCTCATCGCCTTCGCCTCGGTGATTTTCGGCTGGCTGACGATCCACACCATGACGGCCCTGCACTATGCGCATTTATACTGGCGGCCGGCCATGGTGGATGGCAAGCGCCAGCATCGCGGCGGCATGGATTTTCCGGCGACGAAGGAACCCTGCGGTTACGACTTCCTCTATTTTGCCGTGGTGATCGGCATGACGGCGCAGACATCGGATGTGGGGGTGACAACGACCGCCATGCGCAAGGTCACGCTGCTTCACTCCATCGTTTCTTTCTTTTTCAACACGGTTCTGGTGGCGGCGGCGGTGAATGCCGCTGTCTCGCTTGCGGGCTGA
- the gcvT gene encoding glycine cleavage system aminomethyltransferase GcvT yields the protein MDDTAELKTTPLHSLHVSLGARMVPFAGYDMPVQYPAGVLKEHLQTRTSAGLFDVSHMGQVIVKAKSGDNADAARALETLVPVDILGLKEGRQRYGFFTDDNGHILDDLMVTNRGDHLFVVVNAACKDADVAHMKAHLSDACDITLLDDRALIALQGPRAEEVLAELWAGVSEMKFMDVQEVPLHDVPCIVSRSGYSGEDGFEISVPAGKAEEIAKALLEHPDCEAIGLGARDSLRLEAGLCLYGNDIDTTTSPIEASLEWAIQKARRAGGDREGGFPGAERILGELKDGTSRRRVGLKPEGKAPVRGHSKLFADAEGKTEIGEVTSGGFGPSVEGPVAMGYVPVSYATPGTAIFAEVRGKYLPVAVAALPFIKPTYKR from the coding sequence TTGGACGATACCGCCGAGCTTAAAACCACGCCGCTCCATTCCCTGCATGTTTCGCTCGGTGCCCGCATGGTGCCGTTTGCCGGTTACGACATGCCGGTGCAATATCCGGCCGGTGTGCTGAAGGAACACCTTCAGACGCGCACCTCCGCCGGTCTGTTCGACGTCTCCCATATGGGACAGGTGATTGTGAAGGCTAAGTCCGGCGACAATGCCGATGCCGCACGCGCGCTTGAGACGCTTGTGCCGGTCGATATTCTTGGCCTCAAGGAAGGCCGCCAGCGTTATGGCTTCTTCACCGACGACAACGGCCACATCCTCGATGACCTGATGGTCACCAATCGCGGCGACCATCTTTTCGTCGTCGTCAATGCGGCCTGCAAGGACGCCGATGTTGCTCATATGAAGGCGCATCTTTCCGACGCCTGCGATATCACCCTTCTTGACGACCGGGCGCTGATCGCGCTGCAGGGACCACGCGCCGAAGAGGTGCTGGCGGAACTGTGGGCTGGCGTGTCCGAAATGAAGTTCATGGATGTGCAGGAAGTGCCGCTGCATGACGTGCCCTGCATCGTTTCCCGTTCCGGCTATTCCGGTGAGGACGGTTTTGAAATCTCCGTACCCGCCGGCAAGGCGGAGGAAATCGCCAAAGCCCTGCTCGAACATCCCGATTGCGAAGCCATCGGGCTTGGCGCGCGCGACAGTCTGCGTCTCGAAGCCGGCCTTTGTCTTTATGGCAACGACATCGATACCACGACGTCACCCATCGAAGCCTCGCTTGAATGGGCAATCCAGAAGGCGCGCCGCGCCGGTGGTGATCGCGAAGGCGGTTTTCCGGGGGCGGAGCGCATTCTCGGCGAACTCAAGGATGGCACCTCGCGCCGCCGCGTCGGTCTGAAGCCCGAGGGCAAGGCGCCGGTGCGTGGCCATTCGAAGCTTTTCGCGGATGCCGAAGGCAAGACGGAGATCGGCGAAGTCACCTCTGGCGGTTTTGGCCCTTCGGTCGAAGGCCCTGTTGCCATGGGGTATGTGCCCGTGTCCTACGCGACACCCGGCACGGCGATCTTCGCCGAAGTGCGTGGCAAATACCTGCCCGTTGCCGTCGCTGCCCTGCCCTTCATCAAGCCCACCTATAAACGATAA
- a CDS encoding DUF3008 family protein: MPAKSKAQQKAAGAALAAKRGDIKKSSLQGASKSMEKSMTEKELEDFASTKRKGLPEKKSD; encoded by the coding sequence ATGCCAGCCAAATCGAAAGCCCAGCAGAAAGCGGCGGGTGCAGCACTGGCCGCAAAACGCGGCGACATCAAGAAATCCAGTTTACAAGGTGCTTCAAAAAGCATGGAGAAGTCCATGACAGAAAAGGAACTTGAGGATTTCGCCTCGACGAAACGCAAGGGCTTGCCGGAGAAAAAATCTGACTAA
- the fghA gene encoding S-formylglutathione hydrolase: MNIISQNTAFDGMQGVFSHTSETLKSEMTFAVYVPPKAVHEPCPVVWYLSGLTCTHANVMEKGEYRRMASELGLIIVCPDTSPRGNDVPDELTNWQMGKGAGFYLDATEAPWSEHYHMYSYVTEELPALIGQHFRADMSRQGIFGHSMGGHGAMTIALKNPERFKSCSAFAPIVAPSSADWSEPALEKYLGADRAAWRQYDACLLVEDGARFPEFLIDQGKADSFLENGLRPWLFEEAIKGTDIGLTLRMHDRYDHSYYFISTFMDDHLKWHAERLK; the protein is encoded by the coding sequence ATGAACATCATTTCGCAAAATACGGCTTTTGACGGCATGCAGGGCGTATTTTCGCACACATCCGAAACCCTGAAGTCCGAGATGACCTTTGCGGTCTATGTGCCGCCGAAAGCGGTCCATGAGCCCTGCCCGGTTGTCTGGTATCTCTCCGGCCTCACCTGCACCCATGCCAATGTCATGGAAAAAGGCGAATATCGCCGCATGGCTTCCGAACTGGGCCTGATCATCGTCTGCCCCGATACCAGCCCGCGCGGCAATGACGTGCCGGATGAGCTGACCAACTGGCAGATGGGCAAGGGTGCCGGCTTTTACCTCGATGCCACCGAGGCACCGTGGTCTGAGCACTACCATATGTACAGCTACGTGACGGAAGAGCTGCCGGCCCTCATCGGCCAGCATTTCCGCGCGGATATGAGCCGCCAGGGCATATTCGGCCATTCGATGGGCGGCCATGGTGCGATGACCATCGCGCTCAAGAACCCCGAGCGGTTCAAGAGCTGCTCCGCCTTTGCACCGATCGTGGCGCCCTCCTCCGCCGACTGGTCCGAACCGGCGCTGGAAAAATATCTCGGTGCGGATCGGGCCGCCTGGCGTCAATATGACGCCTGCTTACTGGTTGAAGATGGCGCCCGCTTTCCCGAGTTCCTGATCGACCAGGGCAAGGCCGATAGCTTCCTCGAAAACGGCCTGCGCCCATGGTTGTTCGAAGAGGCGATCAAGGGCACGGATATCGGCCTGACATTGCGCATGCACGATCGCTATGACCATTCCTATTATTTCATCTCCACCTTCATGGACGACCACCTGAAGTGGCACGCCGAGCGGCTGAAATAA
- a CDS encoding ATP12 family chaperone protein, which produces MRDLLNDLSEGLSHPDPILRAQIQMQKPLPKRFYKDVTVADVEEGGFTIHLDGKPLRTPAKKPLIVPTKALAGLLRDEWDAQKEVVNPVVMPVSRHVNTAIDGIASDTQAVFEDILRFSSSDLLCYRAGDPEALVQRQTDHWDPVLDWAANVLGARFILVEGVMHRDQPREAIAAFAVTLRKYDAPIALAALHTMTSLTGSAILALALAEGELTLEETWALAHLDEDWTAEQWGEDEEALERRAVRLIDMRAALHVLESLKSAS; this is translated from the coding sequence ATGCGTGATCTCCTGAACGACCTTTCGGAGGGCCTGAGCCACCCCGACCCGATCCTGCGTGCGCAAATCCAGATGCAGAAGCCTTTGCCGAAGCGGTTCTACAAGGACGTGACCGTCGCTGATGTGGAGGAGGGCGGTTTCACCATCCATCTTGATGGCAAGCCGCTGCGCACGCCCGCCAAGAAGCCGCTGATCGTGCCGACGAAGGCGCTCGCAGGCCTGCTTCGCGACGAGTGGGATGCGCAGAAAGAAGTGGTGAACCCGGTGGTCATGCCGGTGTCTCGGCACGTGAACACCGCCATTGATGGCATCGCCAGCGACACCCAGGCGGTTTTCGAAGACATCCTGCGTTTCTCGTCCTCCGATCTCCTGTGTTATCGCGCCGGCGATCCCGAAGCACTGGTTCAACGTCAGACTGACCATTGGGATCCGGTGCTCGACTGGGCCGCCAATGTGCTTGGCGCCCGCTTTATTCTCGTCGAAGGTGTCATGCACCGTGACCAGCCGCGCGAAGCCATCGCTGCCTTCGCGGTGACGCTGCGGAAATACGATGCGCCGATCGCACTTGCTGCTCTTCACACCATGACGTCATTGACCGGCTCCGCCATTCTGGCCCTTGCACTGGCGGAAGGCGAGCTGACTCTTGAGGAGACCTGGGCGCTTGCCCATCTCGACGAGGACTGGACCGCCGAACAATGGGGTGAGGATGAGGAGGCGCTGGAACGCCGCGCCGTCAGGCTCATCGATATGCGCGCGGCACTCCATGTTCTGGAGTCGCTGAAGAGCGCCTCTTAA
- a CDS encoding RidA family protein, with protein sequence MTEREAIFPANRHALYEEHGYSAAIRSGDLLFVSGQVGSRADGTPEPDFEQQVRLAFENLKATLEAAGCTFDDIVDVTTFHTDPENQFGTIMKVKQEIFSKSPYPNWTAVGVNWLAGFDFEIKVIARIP encoded by the coding sequence ATGACCGAACGCGAAGCGATTTTCCCTGCCAACAGGCACGCGCTTTACGAGGAACATGGCTATTCCGCAGCCATTCGCTCCGGTGACCTTCTGTTCGTTTCCGGGCAGGTTGGCAGCCGTGCCGACGGAACGCCTGAACCGGACTTTGAACAGCAGGTCCGGCTCGCCTTCGAGAACCTGAAAGCCACGCTTGAGGCGGCAGGCTGCACCTTTGACGACATAGTCGACGTGACGACGTTCCACACGGACCCGGAAAACCAGTTTGGAACCATCATGAAGGTCAAACAGGAGATTTTCAGCAAATCGCCTTACCCGAACTGGACTGCCGTCGGTGTCAACTGGCTCGCCGGTTTCGATTTCGAGATCAAGGTTATTGCCCGCATCCCATGA
- a CDS encoding copper chaperone PCu(A)C, whose amino-acid sequence MKTTKIITCTLFVASVSTAQAFAHATFVDGSAEQESTVVAALQVPHGCDGGLATTEVQIKLPEGFISAKPQPKAGWELEVIKGDYQKAYKNHGKEIKSGPVEIRWKGGNLPDEFYDTFAVQGKISGIEAGQDLPFKVTQLCGDKGKVSWDEVAAAGVDPHSLKSPAPTIRVAAKAAHAAGGHDHGAMDMDVVKAGSLEVSGGATKAMLPGQPVGGGYVTIKNAGTSDDKLIGVESSTSGRAEIHEMAMVNDVMKMRKLDDGIVIPAGQTVELKPGGLHMMFFDVKKPFAEGDKVPVTLIFEKAGKVEIVLSAASAAKGNGGDHQHN is encoded by the coding sequence ATGAAGACCACCAAAATCATCACCTGCACATTGTTCGTCGCCTCGGTTTCGACCGCGCAGGCTTTCGCCCACGCCACTTTCGTTGACGGCTCGGCTGAACAGGAAAGCACCGTTGTTGCCGCGCTGCAGGTGCCGCACGGCTGTGACGGCGGACTTGCCACGACAGAAGTGCAGATCAAGCTGCCGGAAGGCTTCATTTCCGCCAAGCCGCAGCCCAAGGCCGGCTGGGAGCTGGAAGTCATCAAGGGTGACTACCAGAAGGCCTACAAGAACCACGGCAAGGAAATCAAAAGCGGCCCGGTCGAAATCCGCTGGAAGGGGGGCAATCTGCCGGATGAATTTTACGACACCTTCGCCGTACAGGGCAAAATCTCCGGCATCGAAGCCGGACAGGACCTGCCCTTCAAGGTAACGCAGCTTTGTGGCGACAAGGGTAAGGTTTCCTGGGACGAGGTGGCGGCAGCCGGTGTCGATCCGCACTCGCTGAAAAGCCCCGCCCCAACCATTCGCGTTGCCGCAAAGGCGGCCCATGCTGCCGGCGGCCATGATCATGGCGCCATGGATATGGATGTCGTGAAGGCCGGCAGCCTTGAGGTTTCCGGCGGTGCGACCAAGGCCATGCTGCCGGGCCAGCCAGTGGGAGGCGGCTACGTGACGATCAAGAACGCCGGCACCAGCGACGACAAGCTGATCGGCGTCGAATCCTCCACTTCCGGTCGTGCCGAAATCCACGAGATGGCTATGGTCAACGACGTCATGAAGATGCGCAAGCTGGATGACGGCATCGTCATTCCCGCCGGCCAGACCGTGGAACTGAAACCCGGCGGCCTGCACATGATGTTCTTCGACGTGAAGAAGCCCTTTGCCGAAGGCGACAAAGTGCCGGTAACGTTGATCTTCGAAAAGGCCGGCAAGGTCGAGATCGTACTCTCCGCCGCCAGCGCGGCCAAGGGTAACGGCGGCGACCACCAGCACAATTGA
- the crcB gene encoding fluoride efflux transporter CrcB codes for MVNIALVAVGGAIGSVFRYLVGVWSVRLAGVNFPWGTLAVNVVGSFLIGLLVELVARRLNASMEMRLFLVTGVLGGFTTFSSFSLDAVTLFERGALGLSAVYILASLVVSIAAVFAGLALGRSLF; via the coding sequence ATGGTGAATATCGCTCTTGTCGCCGTCGGCGGCGCAATCGGTTCCGTTTTTCGTTATCTGGTCGGCGTCTGGAGCGTTCGGCTGGCGGGGGTGAATTTTCCCTGGGGAACGCTGGCGGTCAATGTGGTCGGATCGTTCCTGATCGGTCTTCTGGTCGAACTGGTGGCGCGGCGATTGAATGCCTCGATGGAAATGCGTCTGTTTCTCGTCACCGGCGTGCTTGGCGGCTTCACGACATTTTCGTCATTCTCGCTTGATGCGGTAACACTTTTCGAACGCGGCGCGCTCGGCCTTTCGGCCGTTTACATCCTTGCAAGCCTTGTGGTTTCCATCGCTGCGGTTTTTGCCGGGCTGGCCTTGGGCCGCAGTTTGTTCTAA
- a CDS encoding RluA family pseudouridine synthase — MAGIEHIKVEADEAGMRLDRWFKIHYPGLGFGQLQKLLRSGQVRVDGGRVKTDARVQPGQMVRVPPVDSDLKVKTGPIGSRDLKHSEDAELLARMLLHEDDKVFVFNKPAGIAVQGGSGVNRHIDGLLEAWTSPKGEKPRLVHRLDRDTSGVLVVARTRGAAQKLTAAFRERDTKKTYWALVKGVPRKHQDKISTWLVKEQTMDGDRMRIAKHGEEGADHAISYYRVIDTAAQNLAWLEMEPYTGRTHQLRVHALHMGHPIIGDPKYYIDDPNWDFPGGIQKRLHLHARHIDIPHPNGGRLRVSAPLPPHMVQTWNLLGLDVADGDRED, encoded by the coding sequence ATGGCAGGTATCGAGCATATCAAGGTCGAGGCCGACGAGGCCGGTATGCGCCTGGATCGCTGGTTCAAGATTCATTATCCGGGCCTTGGTTTCGGCCAATTGCAGAAGCTGCTGCGTTCCGGCCAGGTGCGCGTGGATGGCGGCCGGGTGAAGACGGATGCGCGGGTGCAGCCGGGGCAGATGGTGCGCGTGCCGCCGGTTGATTCCGACCTGAAGGTCAAAACCGGCCCGATTGGCTCCAGGGACCTCAAACATTCGGAAGACGCCGAACTTCTGGCGCGCATGCTGCTGCATGAAGACGACAAGGTTTTCGTTTTCAACAAGCCGGCCGGCATTGCCGTGCAGGGCGGTTCCGGCGTCAACCGTCATATTGACGGGCTTCTGGAAGCATGGACGAGCCCGAAGGGTGAAAAGCCGCGTCTGGTGCACCGTCTGGACCGCGATACGTCAGGCGTGCTGGTGGTTGCCCGCACAAGAGGTGCGGCGCAGAAGCTGACGGCCGCCTTCCGTGAGCGCGATACCAAGAAAACTTACTGGGCGCTGGTCAAGGGCGTGCCGCGCAAACATCAGGACAAGATTTCCACCTGGCTGGTTAAAGAGCAGACGATGGATGGCGACCGCATGCGCATCGCCAAACACGGCGAGGAGGGGGCCGATCACGCCATTTCCTATTACCGTGTCATCGATACAGCCGCGCAGAACCTCGCCTGGCTGGAAATGGAACCCTATACCGGCCGTACCCACCAGCTTCGCGTTCATGCGTTGCATATGGGACATCCGATCATCGGCGATCCCAAATATTACATCGACGATCCGAACTGGGATTTCCCGGGCGGCATCCAGAAGCGCCTGCACCTGCATGCGCGCCATATCGACATACCGCACCCTAATGGCGGCCGCCTTCGGGTCAGCGCGCCTTTGCCGCCGCATATGGTGCAGACTTGGAACCTGCTCGGCCTCGACGTGGCCGATGGCGATAGGGAAGATTGA
- the gcvP gene encoding aminomethyl-transferring glycine dehydrogenase, whose translation MTTPTEFHFTDYQPYDFANRRHIGPSPSEMAEMLKVVGYKSLDALIDATVPASIRQKVPLTWGAALTEREALDRLRETANKNQVLTSLIGQGYYGTITPPVIQRNILENPAWYTAYTPYQPEISQGRLEALLNYQTMVCDLTGLDVANASLLDEATAAAEAMAMCQRVAKSKATAFFVDANCHPQTIALIETRAAPLGWKVIIGNPFTDLDPVDVFGAIFQYPGTHGHVSDFSGLISRLHQTGAIAAVAADLLALTLLKSPGEMGADIAIGTSQRFGVPVGYGGPHAAYMAVKDAHKRSMPGRLVGVSVDARGNRAYRLSLQTREQHIRREKATSNICTAQVLLAVMASMYGVFHGPQGIKAIAQQTHQKAVLMAKGLEKLGYTIEPETFFDTITVEVGHMQGVILRSAVAEGVNLRKVGATKIGMSLDERTRPATLEAVWRAFGGNFSISDFEPDYRLPKELLRTSQYMTHPIFHMNRAESEMTRYIRRLSDRDLALDRSMIPLGSCTMKLNATAEMLPITWPEFSDIHPFVPANQALGYKEMIDDLSEKLCSVTGYDAFSMQPNSGAQGEYAGLLTIRNYHLANGDTHRDVCLIPTSAHGTNPASAQMVGMKVVPVKVRDNGDIDVDDFRAKAEQYAENLSCCMITYPSTHGVFEETVREICEITHSQGGQVYLDGANMNAMVGLARPGDIGSDVSHLNLHKTFCIPHGGGGPGMGPIGVKAHLAPHLPGHPATDGREGAVSAAPFGSPSILPISWSYCLMMGGEGLTQATKVAILNANYIAERLKGAYDVLYKSETGRVAHECIIDTRPLADSCGVTVDDVAKRLVDCGFHAPTMSWPVAGTLMIEPTESETKAEIDRFCDAMLAIREEARDIEEGRADKLNNPLKNAPHTVEDLVGEWDRPYSREKGCFPPGAFRIDKYWSPVNRIDNVYGDRNLICTCPPMEDYAEAAE comes from the coding sequence ATGACGACGCCCACCGAATTCCATTTCACCGACTATCAGCCCTATGATTTCGCCAACCGGCGTCACATCGGGCCGTCGCCGTCGGAAATGGCAGAGATGTTGAAGGTCGTCGGCTATAAGAGCCTCGACGCGCTCATCGACGCCACCGTTCCCGCCTCCATCCGCCAGAAGGTGCCGCTCACCTGGGGTGCGGCGCTGACCGAACGCGAGGCGCTGGATCGTCTTCGCGAGACGGCCAACAAGAACCAGGTCCTGACCTCGCTGATCGGCCAGGGCTATTATGGCACCATCACGCCGCCGGTCATCCAGCGCAACATTCTGGAAAACCCGGCCTGGTACACGGCCTATACGCCCTACCAGCCGGAAATCAGCCAAGGCCGCCTTGAGGCGCTGCTGAACTACCAGACCATGGTCTGCGATCTCACCGGCCTTGATGTCGCCAATGCATCACTGCTCGATGAAGCGACTGCCGCTGCCGAAGCCATGGCCATGTGCCAGCGCGTCGCCAAGTCCAAGGCGACCGCTTTCTTCGTGGACGCCAATTGCCATCCGCAGACCATCGCGCTGATCGAGACCCGCGCGGCCCCGCTCGGCTGGAAGGTGATTATCGGCAATCCCTTCACCGATCTCGATCCGGTCGACGTGTTCGGCGCGATCTTCCAGTATCCCGGCACCCACGGTCATGTCAGCGATTTCTCCGGCCTGATTTCCCGTCTGCACCAGACAGGCGCGATTGCCGCCGTCGCCGCCGATCTTCTGGCGCTGACGCTTCTGAAATCTCCCGGCGAAATGGGCGCAGACATCGCCATCGGCACCTCGCAGCGTTTCGGCGTTCCGGTCGGTTATGGTGGTCCGCATGCGGCTTACATGGCCGTCAAGGACGCGCATAAGCGCTCCATGCCCGGCCGTCTGGTCGGCGTTTCCGTCGATGCGCGCGGCAACCGCGCCTACCGCCTGTCGCTACAGACCCGCGAACAGCACATCCGCCGCGAAAAGGCGACGTCGAACATTTGCACCGCGCAGGTGCTGCTTGCCGTCATGGCTTCGATGTATGGCGTCTTCCATGGCCCGCAAGGCATCAAGGCGATTGCCCAGCAGACCCACCAGAAGGCCGTGCTGATGGCCAAGGGACTGGAAAAGCTTGGCTACACCATCGAGCCGGAAACCTTCTTCGACACGATCACCGTCGAAGTCGGCCACATGCAGGGCGTTATCCTGCGCTCGGCCGTGGCGGAAGGTGTGAACCTGCGCAAGGTCGGCGCGACCAAGATCGGCATGAGCCTTGACGAGCGTACCCGCCCGGCAACGCTTGAGGCCGTCTGGCGTGCTTTTGGCGGCAATTTCTCGATCTCGGATTTCGAGCCGGACTATCGTCTGCCGAAGGAACTGCTGCGCACCAGCCAGTACATGACGCATCCGATCTTCCACATGAACCGCGCTGAAAGCGAGATGACCCGTTACATCCGCCGTCTTTCGGACCGCGATCTGGCGCTCGACCGTTCGATGATCCCGCTCGGTTCCTGCACCATGAAACTGAACGCTACGGCGGAAATGCTACCGATCACCTGGCCGGAATTTTCCGACATCCACCCCTTCGTACCGGCCAATCAGGCGTTGGGTTACAAGGAGATGATCGACGATCTCTCCGAAAAACTGTGCTCGGTCACCGGTTACGATGCCTTCTCCATGCAGCCGAATTCCGGTGCGCAAGGCGAGTATGCCGGGCTTTTGACCATCCGCAACTACCACCTTGCCAATGGCGACACACATCGCGATGTCTGCCTCATTCCAACCTCGGCGCATGGCACAAACCCTGCCTCGGCGCAGATGGTCGGCATGAAGGTAGTGCCGGTGAAGGTGCGGGATAACGGTGACATCGATGTCGATGATTTCCGTGCAAAAGCAGAGCAGTATGCGGAAAACCTCTCGTGCTGCATGATCACCTATCCGTCCACTCACGGCGTATTCGAGGAGACGGTTCGCGAGATTTGCGAGATCACCCACAGCCAAGGCGGTCAGGTCTATCTCGACGGTGCCAACATGAACGCCATGGTTGGCCTTGCCCGTCCCGGCGATATCGGTTCTGATGTTTCGCATCTCAACCTGCACAAGACCTTCTGCATTCCGCATGGCGGCGGCGGTCCAGGCATGGGCCCGATCGGCGTCAAGGCGCACCTGGCGCCTCACCTGCCCGGCCATCCGGCGACGGACGGTCGTGAGGGTGCGGTGTCTGCAGCTCCTTTCGGTTCGCCGTCGATCCTGCCGATTTCCTGGAGCTATTGCCTGATGATGGGCGGCGAAGGGCTGACGCAGGCGACCAAGGTGGCGATCCTCAACGCCAACTATATCGCCGAACGGCTGAAGGGCGCTTACGACGTGCTCTACAAGTCCGAGACCGGTCGCGTGGCGCATGAATGCATCATCGACACCCGCCCGCTTGCAGACAGCTGCGGTGTGACGGTAGACGATGTGGCGAAGCGCCTCGTCGATTGCGGTTTCCACGCTCCGACCATGAGCTGGCCGGTTGCCGGCACGCTGATGATCGAGCCGACGGAATCCGAGACCAAGGCGGAAATCGACCGTTTCTGCGATGCCATGCTGGCGATCCGCGAGGAAGCCCGCGATATCGAGGAAGGCCGTGCGGACAAGCTCAACAATCCGCTGAAGAACGCGCCGCACACGGTGGAAGACCTCGTCGGCGAATGGGACCGTCCCTATAGCCGCGAAAAGGGTTGCTTCCCGCCCGGCGCCTTCCGCATCGACAAATACTGGTCGCCGGTCAACCGCATCGACAATGTCTATGGTGACCGCAACCTCATCTGCACCTGCCCGCCGATGGAGGATTATGCCGAAGCGGCTGAGTAA
- a CDS encoding HAD family hydrolase: MKLVLFDCDGTLVDSAGLIHAVMADTFADFGKPRPDISQTKAIIGLTLDIAIARMLGKTHVDDEALAMTARYREIYHPIRERPGMIEPLFDGIAPLIDTLSKRDDVLIGAVTGKGRRGLTHILETHGFTDHFIVSRTADDCPSKPHPAMVMECCHETGMVPADTVVIGDAIYDMQMAKAAGAKAIGVAWGYASVDDLWKAGADAVVSHPREIPAYVPADI; this comes from the coding sequence ATGAAACTGGTTCTTTTCGATTGCGACGGCACGCTGGTGGACAGCGCCGGCCTTATCCATGCCGTGATGGCCGACACGTTTGCCGATTTCGGAAAGCCGCGTCCGGATATCTCGCAGACCAAGGCGATCATCGGCCTGACGCTCGATATCGCCATAGCCCGCATGCTCGGCAAGACGCATGTGGATGACGAGGCGCTTGCGATGACGGCGCGTTATCGTGAAATCTATCACCCGATCCGGGAGCGCCCGGGCATGATCGAACCGCTTTTCGACGGCATCGCGCCTTTGATTGACACGCTTTCGAAACGGGATGACGTGCTGATCGGCGCCGTCACCGGCAAGGGTCGGCGCGGGCTGACCCATATTCTCGAAACCCACGGTTTTACGGATCACTTCATCGTTTCGCGCACGGCGGATGATTGCCCGTCCAAGCCGCATCCGGCCATGGTGATGGAATGCTGCCATGAAACCGGCATGGTTCCGGCCGACACTGTCGTCATCGGCGATGCGATCTATGACATGCAGATGGCCAAAGCCGCTGGCGCAAAAGCCATCGGTGTTGCCTGGGGTTATGCCTCGGTCGACGATCTCTGGAAGGCCGGCGCCGATGCCGTCGTCAGCCACCCGCGTGAAATCCCGGCCTATGTTCCGGCCGACATTTGA